The window GACTCCGGTGACCTGCTCCTTGAGCACCTGGACGAGCTGGGCGCCGGTGAAGTTCTGCAGGTTCACCGTGTTGGCGAACGGCTGGACCGTGAAGCCCTCGGCGTAGGTCACCACGCCGTCGCCCTCGGTGCCCTTGGCCGCGTAGGTGAGGGGTGCCCGGATACCGCCCGGGTTCATCAGCGCGAGGTCGGTCTCCGCGTCGAGCTCCTTGCCGTACGCGAGCTGCGCGTCGGCGATCAGGTCGCCGATCGGGGACTCGGTGCCGACGTTGGAGATGTCACCGGAGATGTACCCGATGGCCTTGTTGCCGATCGGCGCCGCGAGGGTGTTCCACTTGGTGATCAGCTCGGTCATGTCCGGCGCCTTGGGCACCGTGCGCGTGACCACGTGGTTCGCGGAGGCGACGGCGGTCCGGGCGATGTCGCCGGTCCAGCGGTCGTACGTCAGCGTCGTGTCGGTGTAGAGCCGGCCGAAGGACGCTGCCGAGGTGACCGTGCGGGGCTTGCCCGACGGGTCGGCGATCGTGCACGCGTACGCGGCGTGGGTGTGGCCGGTGACCAGCGCGTCGACCTTCGGCGTGATGTTCTTGGCGATGTCCACGATGGGGCCGGATATGCCGTCGCCGCCACCGGGCGAGTCACAGTCGTAGTTGTACGCGGCCGAGGCCGGCAGTCCGCCCTCGTGGATCAGCGCGACGACCGACTTGACGCCCTGCTTCTCCAGCTCCTTGGCGTACTTGTTGATCGTCTCGACCTCGTCCTTGAACTTGAGGCCCTTCACTCCCTCGGCGGAGACGACACCCGGGGTGTCCTCCAGGGTCACGCCGATGAAGCCGACCTTCACGCCGTTCCTCTTCCACACCCAGTAGGGCTTGAGGACCGGCTTCTTGGTCTTCTCGTCGAGGACGTTCGCCGCGAGGTACGGGAAGTCGGCGCCCTTGAACTTCTCGCCCTTCACATAGCAGCCGTCCGTGGGGTGGCAGCCACCCTTCTGGAGGCGGCCGAGCTCCTTGGCGCCCTCGTCGAACTCGTGGTTGCCGACGCTCGTCACGTCGAGGTCGAGCTTGTTCAGCGCCTCGATGGTGGGCTCGTCGTGGAACAGGCCCGAGATCAGCGGGGAGGCGCCGACCATGTCGCCGCCCGCCGCGGTGACCGAGTACTTGTTGGCCGTGCGGGCCTGGCGCAGGTGCGTCGCCAGGTACTCGACACCGCCCGCGTCGATCGTCTTGGTGGTGCCGTCGTGCTGGATCTCGGTGACCCGGCCGGAGGAGCCGGCCGGCGGCTCCAGGTTGCCGTGCAGGTCGTTGAAGGAGAGCAGCTGGACGTCCTGGTAGCGGCCCGGCTTCTGGTGGCCGGGCTTCCCCTTGCCCGTCTCGCCCGCGGACGCCGGCATCGCGGCGACGAGGGCACCGACGGTGGCGACGCCCGCGGTCACCGCGAGGAAGCGGGTCGTACGGCGTCTGCGGCGGTACGGATGAGGTGTGGCTGACATGTGCCCCCCTGTGGGTCGGCTGAAATGTGGGCCCCGTCCGGGCGCAGCCTAAGGTCAACGCGCGTAGCGCGACAGGGGGTTCGTGGTTACGGACTGGTTGCCGTCCGGGGCACTTCGGCGCGAACCGGACAGGCCGCGCAACGTCACGCCCCGGTCGCACACTCACCTGTCGGGCCACTTCGCCATGAACCGGACGCGCCGTACTCTCGTATCCATGACCAGCGACGACACCGCACCGGCCGCCCCCGGCCTCCCGGGCCCGCTCGACCAGGGCGGCAGCCCCCCGGCCCGTTCCCTCGACACCCTCGCCGCGCTGCGCCCCGAGCAGACCGAGGCCGTGCTCGCGCTCCTCGCGGCGGCCGCGCGGGCGGACGGACAGCAGGCGGTGTCCGAGCAGGGCCGGCTGCAGCTGCGCGGAGGCGCGCGGGACGGAGTCCGGCATCTGCTGCTCAACGTCCAGGACCGGCTCGTCGGGTACGCGCAGCTGGAGGACACGGACCCCGTCGAGGCGCCGGCCGCCGAACTGGTCGTCCACCCGGAGCACCGCGGCCACGGTCACGGGCGGGCGCTGGGCAACGCGCTCCTCGCCGAGTCCGGCAAGCGGCTGCGCGTGTGGGCCCACGGCGGCCATTCGGCGGCCCGCCATCTGGCCCAGGTGCTCGGTCTCACGCTCTTCCGTGAACTGCGGCAGATGCGGCGGCCGTTGACCGACCTGGAGCTGCCCCGGCCGAAGCTGCCCGACGGCGTCTCGGTACGGGCCTTCGTGCCGGGCGAGGACGACGCCGCCTGGCTCGCCGCGAACGCCGCCGCCTTCGCCCACCACCCCGAGCAGGGCTCCCTCACCCAGCGCGACCTCGACGACCGCAAGGCCGAGCCGTGGTTCGACCCGGCCGGCTTCTTCCTCGCCTTCCGCGGCGGCGAACTGGTCGGCTTCCACTGGACGAAGGTCCACGAGGCGGAGGCCGGGGCCGACGCCCTCGGTGAGGTGTACGTCGTCGGGGTGCGGCCCGGTGCGCAGGGGGGCGGCCTCGGCAGGGCCCTCACCACGGTCGGCCTTCGGCATCTGGCGGAGCGGGGGGTGCCGACCGCGATGCTGTACGTCGATGCCGACAACAAGGCGGCGGTGGCCGTCTACGAGCGGCTCGGGTTCGTCACGCACGAGACGGATCTGATGTACCGGACGGAGTCCTGAACGAGGGCCTGAACGAGGGCCTCGCCGGGCGGGCGACGGGATGCGGCGGACCGTCCCGAAGGTGCGGGGCGGTGGGGCTGGTCGCGCAGTTCCCCGCGCCCCTCAGCAGCGGGCTGCGCCCCTACTGAGGGGCCGCCGGGGCCTGGCGCTTGAGGAGCGGTGGTCGCCACCCCGCCCTCAGCGGCTCGACGCACGCCCGCGCGCCCAGCGCCGTCGCCAGGGCCAGCAGCACCGCCCAGCGTTCGTGGCTGCTGTCCCAGCGCGGATCGTCCGGGACCACCAGAAGTGCCCAGTCGCCGTGCGGCAGCAGGGCCGCGGCGACCGCGGTGGACAGCAGCCAGGCCGACACCGCGACACCCGGCTCGGTCACCTGCGGGCGCCGTACGGCCAGGGCGGCCGCGGTGAGGGCGAACACCGCGGTGACGGCCGCCTCCAGGGTGACGGCACCCACCGGCGGCCGCGCCTCCCTCGGTACGAGGAGCAGCGCGGCCGTCCAGCAGAGCGCGGCCCACGGGGCGACGAGCGCCACGCGCAGGCCGATCCGCACCGGGCGCCGGGCCGGCACCGCCGAGGTGACGTGCCGGGCCGGATCGTCCAGCAGGAACGCGAGACCGAGGGCGAGGGCGAGGGCGGCGCCCCGCAGCGCGTAGAGGCCGAGCACCGGGTCGGCCGCCCCGGACTGCATGCGCGGGACACCGGCCAGCAGCAGCCCGGTGGCGGCGGCGGCCGCGAGCGCGCGCCGGGGCAGCGTGCGCCACACGGGCCGGACGAGAGCACGGGTCACGGCCGTCACTCCTTGCACGGGCCACCGCCCGTGCCCGTCTCCGCCCCGGACGCGGCGGGCACGCCCAGCAGCCGTGCCGCCTCGGCCGTCGTCGTCCCGGCAGAGGTGAGCTCCGTCCACCCGGCCTTGACCTTGGGGATGACGCTGTAGCGGGGCTTTTGGAGCAACTCCCGTACGATTCTGGTCTGTTCGGCGCTCATGGAGAACGGCTCGGTGGGGCTGAGGACGATCGCGGAGCCCGAGACGCTGTCGTCGACCCGGACATCGCGCAGTGCGGCCATCGGGTCGGGGTCCGCGCCCAGCGCCAGCCACATGATCGTCACCACGCGGGCGTCGCAGATCGGTTCGAGGGCGGCCTTCTCGTTCCCCAGCACCAGCACCGAGGCCACGGCGGTCGCGAACTCGGGGACGCGGTTGCCGCCCCAGGTCGTGCCGACGCTCACCCGGCCGGGCTCGCCGAACGGGGAGAGCACGGCCTGGGACCCCAGCCCGTGGCGGGCGTCGATGCGCTGCTGCACGGTCAGCCGCTCGCCGCCGGCCCGGCCGCCCGCGAGGTTCTGGACCCGGTCGACGACCGCGGCCCAGTCGGCGGTGCGGCCCGTCCACTCGGGATAGGCGCAGTACGTGGACCGGTCGTGCGTGAGACACGACTGGACCTTGTCCGGAGTGAGGGTCGCCCGGTCGCGGGCCGGCGTCGACCCGGGCGGAGTCCCCCCGGACTGGCCGGCCACTCCCACCAGGGTCAGCGCGAGCGACCCCGCGACGACGGCCTTGACGACTGTCGTCCGCCCACCGCTGACCAGCACCGCGACGGCGGCCACGAACAGGCAGAGCCCGCCGAGGTAGAGGGCGTGCCAGGCGGCGGGGCGCTCCAGCAGGTCGGAGGGGAGCGGTGTGGAGCCGCTCTCGGTGACGACGGGGCCCAGCCAGCTCGCCCAGGCGGTGCCGGACGGGCTCGCCACGAAGAGCAGGGCGAAGAGCAGGAGGACCAGGAGGAGCGGCGCGGCGAACACCGAGCGGACCAGGCGGGCGACGAGGACACCGAACACGCCGAACAGCAGGACCGTCAGCGGGCCCACGGCGAGTTCGGCGGGCGAACCGTGCCCGACCGCGCCGGACTTGAGCGCGGCCCAGGTGAACTGGACGCCGGCACACACCGCCGTGAACAGCACCGCCGGGACGACGGACAGTACGTGGGCGACCGTACGCCGCCACGGCTCGACGACCAGCACGCCGAAGTGGCGGTCCGTGTCGCGCCGGTGGGAGCGCAGGACCGCACGGTTGACGCCCAGCATGACGGCCAGCCCGACGAGCACCGGCATGCCCTGCGTGTCCCGGTCGACGTCCTGGAGAACCGGGTAGTCGCCCTGGCGCTGCGTCGTCTGCCACACGATCCACGCGACGTACAGGACGGCGAAGGCGAGGAAGGACACGGTCATGCGCAGTTCGCGCGCCTCGAAGCGGGCGAGGGCGAACACGGCCGCCCAGGGGCGTGGCGGCCGCGTCGGCTCCACGGTCCGGGCGGGTGTCTCAAGGACGGTGCTCATACGGCCGTCACCTCCGAGGACTCTCCGTCGAGGGTGAGCAGGTAGCCGTCCTCCAGGGTCGGTTCGACGAGTTCGGCGCCCTCGGGGGGCTCGCCGACGTTACGGAAGGAGCCCGTGCCGGTGCGCCATCCGGCCCAGGCGCCCGGGTCGCGTTCGGTGCTGCTCCACACCCGGCCCGCCGCCCGTGCGGTCAGCTCGGCCGGGGTGCCCTCGAAGCGGACGCTGCCGCGGACCATGACGATCACGCGGTGGCAGAGCATCGCGACGTCCTCGGTCTGGTGGGTGGACAGCAGGACGGTCCGCCCCTCCCCGGCCCGGGCGATCAGCTCCCTGAAGCGCATGCGCTGTTCGGGGTCGAGGCCGACGGTCGGCTCGTCGAGGATCAGCAGTCCGGGGTCGCCGACGAGGGCGGCGGCCAGCGCGACCCGCTGGCGCATCCCGCCGGAGAGCCTCTTGATGCGTTTGCTGCGTACGTCGGACAGCGCGACGGCGTCCAGGACCCGCCGCACCTCCTGGTGGCGGGCGGTGCGGTCCGTCAGCTCCTTCAGGATCGCCACGTAGTCGACGAACTCGAAGGCCGTGAAGTCGGGGTGGAATCCGGGCGTCTGCGGCAGATAGCCCAGCGCGCGCCGCACCTCCAGGCGTCCGGCCGTCGTGCCGGGGTCGTTCCCGAGCACGGTGAACGCTCCGCTGTCCGGGGGGACGGCGGTGGCCAGGACCCGCAACAGCGTGGTCTTGCCCGCCCCGTTGGGCCCGAGCAGTCCGGTGACGCCTGTGCCGAGCCGCACCGACACGTCGTCGAGGGCGGCCGTCCTGCCGTAGCGGAGTGTCAGCCCGGAGGCGGACACCGTCGGCGTCGTCGGAAGGTCAGACATGCGTGACTCCTGAGCAAGAGAGCGGAGGCGGGGGGAGGCGGCGGCCGGGACGGGACACCGGCGCCGGAGGGAGGGTGCCGGCCCTCATTCGCCGTCCCCGCCGGAAGAGCCGGAAGAGCCGGAGGAGAAGGCGGAGCTCCGGCCGCCGGAGGACCTCGGAAGGAGCAGGGCGACGAAGTGGAGCACGTGGAGGACGACCGAGGCGGTCATCAGCAGCCCTGCCTCGATCAGCCTGAGCCTCCTGCGGGTGGCGTCGGACATCACGCTGTACCTCCGTCGTGGAAGCCCGCGAACGGCGTGCGCGCGGGGGTCGAGTCGAATCGGTCGCGGCCGAGGTAGAAGAGCCCGGCGGCGAGCGCGGCGACCGCGGCGGCGACGCCCTGTCCCGCGGCCGTGTAGGGCGCGAGGGTCCCCTCGGTCGTCCGCTGCGTCAGCACCAGCAGGGCGACCCAGGTCCCGCCGACGAGGGAGGGTGCGAGGACCGGCCCCAGGCGGGGCGTCAGCGCGAGTCCGGTCGCGGTGAGCGCGAGCGCGGGCAGCAGCCAGCCCAGCGCCCGCAGTCCGTACGAGGGGAGCGCGAGGGTCGCGAGGCCGTTCAGGACGAGGACCATGACCAGCACGGGAACGGTGCGGATCATCAGCAGCCGGAACCCGTGCGTCGGCGACACCACCGCCATCTCGTACGTCGGGTCGAGCGCCGGCCCGTACGACAGCGCGACTCCGGCGAGGGGCAGCAGCGGGGCGAGCGCGAGGAACATCGCCGGAGACTCGGCCGTGCGGACCGCGTTGCTGACGAACACCGTGATGGCCAGCACGGCGACGACCGCGCCCAGCCAGGACCGGCGCAGCACCGGCGTCGCGGCGAGCAGGCGCGCGGTGTGGTCGGCCACGCCCGTCCTGACCAGCAGCGACTCCAGGAACCCGGGTCGCGGCACGTCCAGTTCGGCGTCGAGCCGCTCCCATCCGGCGTCCAGGGCGACCGGGTCGCTCACCTCGGCGAGCACCGCCCGGCAGCGCCCGCAGGCGGCGAGGTGTGTGTCGGCCGACCAGAGCACCGGCGGCGTCAACTCGCCCCGCGCGTACGCCCGGAGGTCGTCCTCGCCGACGTGCCAGGTCATGCCGCTCGCGTCACGGACATCGCTTGTGTCACTCATGCCAACTCCTCCCGCAGCTGCTTGCGGGCCCGCAGGGCCCGTGTCTTGACCGTCCCCGGCGGGATGCCGAGCAGGACGGCCGCCTCCCGGGTGGTCAGCCCGTCGACGACCGTGGCCTGGAGGACCGCCCGCAGTTCGGGCGACAGCCGGACCAGTGCGCCCGCGAGGTCCCCGTGCTCGACTCCCGCCAGTACGCGCTCCTCGGCGGACGCCTCGTCCCGGTGGCGAAGCCGCCCGAGCGCCTGCCGCAGCCGGCCCCGTGCTCCGTCGCCCCGCAGCGCGTCGATCAGCCGCCGCGAGCCGATCCGCCACAGCCAGCCGGCGGCGTCCGGGGCACCCTCCTCCCGGTAGCGGGCACTGCCCCGCCACACCGCGAGGAACGTCTCCTGCACGACGTCGTCGACGATCCCGGCGTCGGCGCAGCGACCGCGCAGCCTCGCCCTGAGCCATGGCGCGTACCGCCGGTACAGCTCTTCGAAGGCGCGCCGGTCACCGTCCGCCGCGATGGCCCGCAGCAGCTCTCCGTCGCTTCTCGATTCCCTCACGCCCCTTCATCGCACGAGCCCCGTCGATCGGTTCACGCATCCACGAGAAGTTTCCGGAACCCCGCGTTCGCCTTGACATGCACCCTCACATTGCATCACCCTTTCACTACTCAATTAGTGAAAGGGTGTTGTCGAGTGGTCGAGTACCGCATCGACCGGCGCAGTGGTGTCGCCACCTACGTCCAGATCGTCCAGCAGACGAAACAGGCCCTGCGCCTGGGCGTCCTCGAACCCGGCGACAAGCTGCCCACGGCCCGCGAGGTCGTGGAGGCCACCGCGATCAATCCGAACACCGTCCTCAAGGCCTACCGCGAGCTGGAGCGCGAAGGCCTGGTCGAGGCCAGACGAGGCCTCGGCACCTTCGTACGGCGCTCCCTGGGCGCCGCACCCGCCGACCACACCGCCCTGCGTTCGAGGCTGACCGCCTGGCTGGACGAGGCACGCAAGGAAGGTCTGGAGCGCGAGGACATCTCCGCGCTCTTCACCTCCGTACTGGACGAGAAGTGCCCTGAGGGGGAGCTGTGAGCAGGGACAAAGAAGAGATCGCACTGGAAGCGGCCGGGCTGGGCAAGCGGTACTGGCGCAGGCGCGCCGACGTGCTGCGGGACTGCGCCTTCCGGCTGCCCGCGGGCCGGATCTGCGCCCTGGTCGGGCCGAACGGCGCGGGCAAGTCGACCCTCCTGCAGCTGGCGGCCGGCCTGATCCGCCCCACTGCGGGCGCGGTGAAGGTCCTCGGCACCACCCCCGCGCAGGCCCGGGAACGCTTCGCCTACGTGGCCCAGGCCAAGCCGCTGCCGCCCCAGCTCACGGTGGCCGCCACCCTCCGTCTCGGCGCGGAGCTGAACCGCGCCCGGTGGGACCAGGCGTCCGCGGAACGGATCGCGTACGGCCACGACACCTCCGGAGCGCCCAGGGAGGGCGCCCTCGACCCCGCCGCCAGGATCCGCTCCCTCTCCGGCGGCCAGCGCACCCGCGTCGCCCTCGCCCTGGCCTTCGGCAAGCGGCCCGAACTGATGCTGCTCGACGAGCCGATGGCCGACCTCGACCCGCTGGCCCGGCGCGAACTCCTCGGCTCCCTGCTGGGCGAGGCCGCCGAGCACGGCACGACCATCGTGATGTCCTCGCACGTCGTCGCCGAACTGGAGGGCATCTGCGACCACCTGCTCCTCATGGGCGGCGGCCGGATCAGGCTCGGCGGCGACCCGGAGCGCCTGATCGCCGCGCACACCCTGATCACCGGCCCGGTGCGCGACCTCACGGGCCACACCGTCGTCGAGTCGCGCGGCACGGGCCGTCAGCTCACCGCGCTGATCCGCCCGGGCAGTCCGCTGTCCGACGACTGGCAGACCGCCACGCCGTCCCTGGAGGAGGTGCTTCTCGCACACCTGCGCAATCCCGACGCCCCCGACCTGGTCACCGGCGAGTCCGGGAGGTCCGGGGAGCCCGGGGTGAGCGACGACGCCAGGAAGGGTGACGGCGGAAAGGGCGACGAGAAGGCCGCGAACGGGGCTGCCGAGGGGAGCGCGCGCGGATGACGACTCCTCTCACCTCCCCGCGTGCCGCCTCCGCGCGCACCACCTCCGCGCCGGGTGCCCACGGCCTCGTCTGGTCCGTCCTGCGACTGCACCGGGTGGCGCTGTGGGGCTGGCTGCTGCTGGTGGTGGCCGTCACGGTGGCGATGCTGTGGGCGTACGGTCCGGGCTTCGACGCCGCCGTCGCGGACCTGCGTGGGCGGTGCCGGGAGAACGCCGAGGACTGCTACTTCCCCGGCGGCACCTGGCTCGGCAAGTACGACTCGGCCGTCTACTTCACCACCCTCGCGCTCGCCCACCTCCCCCTCCTGATCGGCGCCTGGGCGGGCGCCGCCCTCATCGGCCGCGAACTGGAGAACGGCACCGCACAGCTCGCCTGGACCCAGTCCGTCCCGCCGGCGCGCTGGCTCGCCACGAAGCTCACCGTGCCCGCGCTCCTCATCACCGCGGGCATGGCCGTACTGGTCCCGGTGCACCACCTCATGTGGTACTCCGGGCAGGATCTGCTGTGGACGGACTGGTCCGGCCAGGACGGCTTCCGCTCCAACGGCACCGTCACCTTCGCCTACGCCCTGTGCGGCCTGGCCGTCGGCGTCCTGGCGGGCCTGGTAGTGGGCCGCGCGCTGCCCGCCCTGGGCGTCGCCGTCGCCGCCGTCCTCGCCGTCGTCACCCTGGGCAACGAGTACCGCATGAGCCTGTGGCCCACGGTCACCGTCACCGGCGCCGAGGCCCTGACCCTGCCGGACAAGGCCCTCCTGCTCGACAGGGGCGTGCTCACCGACGAGGGCGTCCGCATCGCCAACAACATGGCCTGCACCGACGCCGACGGCGCGGCCGGTCTCCGCCGCTGCCTGGACAGCAACGAGCTCAGCGAGATCTGGGCCACGTACCACCCGCACTCCCACTTCTGGCCTCTGCAGTTCGCCGAGACCGGGATCGTCCTCGGCGTCGCCGCCCTCACGGTCGCCGCGGCGTTCGTCCTGCTCCACCGCCGTACCGCTGCCACAGGAGCCGCCGTATGAGTACCTTCGCCGTCAAGGGAACAACCGGAGGAGCCGGCGGGCCGCACGACGGACCGGTCACGGGGCTGCCGTGGGCCGTGCTGCGCCTGCACCGCGCGGCACTGATCGCGTGGAGCGCCTTCCTGCTGGCCGCCGTCGCCGCGCTGGTCTGGGAGGTCGAGGTCACCGCGGAGTCCGTGCGGAACCGGATCGCCTCCTGCGACCAGGACCCCGGCCTGTGCCGTATCCAGGCCCTGGTCGACTACAGCGGGACCGTCAGCTGGGCCGCCACTCTCGTCTACTACAGCTTCTTCGCCGTGGCCGCCTGGGCGGGCGCGGCCCTCATCGGGCGCGAACTGGAGAACGGCACAGCGCAGCTCGCCTGGACCCAGTCCGTCTCGCCGACGCGCTGGCTGGCCGCCAAGCTCGCCGTGCCCGCCCTGCTGCTCACGGTCGGCGGCACGGTGTTCGTGTTCGTGTTCCGGTGGGCCTGGGCGGCCCACCGGGACCTGATGGGCGACGACTGGACCCACACCGACATCTTCGCCGCACGGGGTCCCGCCCTGGTGGCGTACGGGCTGTGCGGGCTGGGTGTGGGCGCCCTCGCCGGGGTCGTACTGCGCCGGTCGCTGCCCGCCCTCGGTGTCGCCTGCGTGGCGATGTACCTGATCAACCACAACCTGGAGGAGCACCGCGCGCAGCTGTGGCCGACGTCCGGCACGGCCGACCCCGAGGGCGGCCCGCGCGACACCTGGGAGCTCCCGGACGGCACCCTCCACCCGGAGTCCCACTACTGGCCGCTGCATCTCGTCGAGACCGGCATCGTCCTCGCCGTCGCCCTCCTCACCACCGGAACGGCTTTCTGGCTCCTGCGCCGCCGAACGGCCTAGCGGCACCGAACGGACTCCGGTCCGTACGTCCTTTCCTACGGGGGGAGGGACGTACGGACCGGCCGCACGGCCCCCGGGAGCCTCCCCCCGCTATCCCGCACGTCATGTCTCCGTAACCAGCGATTCAGACAGGCTTGCGACCCTCGGTCAATGAACCCCGCCCCGCCCGAGCCCTCACCTCCGCCGGAGCACGAGCCCTCCCCTCCAAAGGAGAACGGGATCCCTCGCACCCTCGCGGCGCTCCCGCCCGCTCTCTCCGACGCGCCCGTTTCCGGCCCGGCGCGGAAGAATGGGTTCATGAGCCAGCCCAATGCCCAGGCGCAGGTACAGCACCCGCAGCCCTCCGTCGGTTCCATAGCCGCGCACCGCCCGCACACCGTGGCGGCGAACGTCTCCGACCTCGAGCCCGACCTCGACGCCGACCTCGACTCCTACGAGGACACGGTGCAGGACGGTGTCCAGCTTCCGCAGGGCCGTTTCCTCGACCGGGAGCGCAGCTGGCTCGCGTTCAACGAGCGCGTCCTCGAACTCGCCGAGGACCCCAGCACTCCCCTCCTCGAACGGGCGAAGTTCCTGGCGATCTTCGCCAGCAACCTGGACGAGTTCTTCATGGTCCGCGTGGCCGGCCTGAAGCGGCGCATCGCCACCGGCGTGGCCACCCGCTCGGCCTCGGGCCTCCAGCCCCGCGAGGTGCTGGAGATGATCTGGGCCCGCTCGCGCGAGCTCATGGCCCGGCACGCCGCCTGCTACCAGGAGGACGTGGCGCCCCAGCTCGCCGAAAAGGACATCCACCTCGTCCGCTGGAGCGAACTGTCCGAGAAGGAACAGGCCCGCCTCTTCACGCTCTTCCGCCACCAGATCTTCCCGGTCCTGACCCCCCTCGCGGTCGACCCGGCGCACCCCTTCCCGTACATCTCGGGTCTGTCCCTG of the Streptomyces aurantiacus genome contains:
- a CDS encoding RNA polymerase sigma factor, which encodes MRESRSDGELLRAIAADGDRRAFEELYRRYAPWLRARLRGRCADAGIVDDVVQETFLAVWRGSARYREEGAPDAAGWLWRIGSRRLIDALRGDGARGRLRQALGRLRHRDEASAEERVLAGVEHGDLAGALVRLSPELRAVLQATVVDGLTTREAAVLLGIPPGTVKTRALRARKQLREELA
- a CDS encoding ABC transporter permease, whose amino-acid sequence is MSTVLETPARTVEPTRPPRPWAAVFALARFEARELRMTVSFLAFAVLYVAWIVWQTTQRQGDYPVLQDVDRDTQGMPVLVGLAVMLGVNRAVLRSHRRDTDRHFGVLVVEPWRRTVAHVLSVVPAVLFTAVCAGVQFTWAALKSGAVGHGSPAELAVGPLTVLLFGVFGVLVARLVRSVFAAPLLLVLLLFALLFVASPSGTAWASWLGPVVTESGSTPLPSDLLERPAAWHALYLGGLCLFVAAVAVLVSGGRTTVVKAVVAGSLALTLVGVAGQSGGTPPGSTPARDRATLTPDKVQSCLTHDRSTYCAYPEWTGRTADWAAVVDRVQNLAGGRAGGERLTVQQRIDARHGLGSQAVLSPFGEPGRVSVGTTWGGNRVPEFATAVASVLVLGNEKAALEPICDARVVTIMWLALGADPDPMAALRDVRVDDSVSGSAIVLSPTEPFSMSAEQTRIVRELLQKPRYSVIPKVKAGWTELTSAGTTTAEAARLLGVPAASGAETGTGGGPCKE
- a CDS encoding ABC transporter codes for the protein MTRALVRPVWRTLPRRALAAAAATGLLLAGVPRMQSGAADPVLGLYALRGAALALALGLAFLLDDPARHVTSAVPARRPVRIGLRVALVAPWAALCWTAALLLVPREARPPVGAVTLEAAVTAVFALTAAALAVRRPQVTEPGVAVSAWLLSTAVAAALLPHGDWALLVVPDDPRWDSSHERWAVLLALATALGARACVEPLRAGWRPPLLKRQAPAAPQ
- a CDS encoding ABC transporter ATP-binding protein, whose product is MSDLPTTPTVSASGLTLRYGRTAALDDVSVRLGTGVTGLLGPNGAGKTTLLRVLATAVPPDSGAFTVLGNDPGTTAGRLEVRRALGYLPQTPGFHPDFTAFEFVDYVAILKELTDRTARHQEVRRVLDAVALSDVRSKRIKRLSGGMRQRVALAAALVGDPGLLILDEPTVGLDPEQRMRFRELIARAGEGRTVLLSTHQTEDVAMLCHRVIVMVRGSVRFEGTPAELTARAAGRVWSSTERDPGAWAGWRTGTGSFRNVGEPPEGAELVEPTLEDGYLLTLDGESSEVTAV
- a CDS encoding ABC transporter ATP-binding protein; the encoded protein is MSRDKEEIALEAAGLGKRYWRRRADVLRDCAFRLPAGRICALVGPNGAGKSTLLQLAAGLIRPTAGAVKVLGTTPAQARERFAYVAQAKPLPPQLTVAATLRLGAELNRARWDQASAERIAYGHDTSGAPREGALDPAARIRSLSGGQRTRVALALAFGKRPELMLLDEPMADLDPLARRELLGSLLGEAAEHGTTIVMSSHVVAELEGICDHLLLMGGGRIRLGGDPERLIAAHTLITGPVRDLTGHTVVESRGTGRQLTALIRPGSPLSDDWQTATPSLEEVLLAHLRNPDAPDLVTGESGRSGEPGVSDDARKGDGGKGDEKAANGAAEGSARG
- a CDS encoding bifunctional metallophosphatase/5'-nucleotidase; its protein translation is MSATPHPYRRRRRTTRFLAVTAGVATVGALVAAMPASAGETGKGKPGHQKPGRYQDVQLLSFNDLHGNLEPPAGSSGRVTEIQHDGTTKTIDAGGVEYLATHLRQARTANKYSVTAAGGDMVGASPLISGLFHDEPTIEALNKLDLDVTSVGNHEFDEGAKELGRLQKGGCHPTDGCYVKGEKFKGADFPYLAANVLDEKTKKPVLKPYWVWKRNGVKVGFIGVTLEDTPGVVSAEGVKGLKFKDEVETINKYAKELEKQGVKSVVALIHEGGLPASAAYNYDCDSPGGGDGISGPIVDIAKNITPKVDALVTGHTHAAYACTIADPSGKPRTVTSAASFGRLYTDTTLTYDRWTGDIARTAVASANHVVTRTVPKAPDMTELITKWNTLAAPIGNKAIGYISGDISNVGTESPIGDLIADAQLAYGKELDAETDLALMNPGGIRAPLTYAAKGTEGDGVVTYAEGFTVQPFANTVNLQNFTGAQLVQVLKEQVTGVNATVPKVLQVSSGLTYTLDLTKTGADRVVTDSIRLNGAAIDPAATYRVATNSFLAGGGDGFTTLGQGTGDLVGDDDLAALEKYLLANSSATKPIAPPAADRITVIK
- the mshD gene encoding mycothiol synthase, whose translation is MTSDDTAPAAPGLPGPLDQGGSPPARSLDTLAALRPEQTEAVLALLAAAARADGQQAVSEQGRLQLRGGARDGVRHLLLNVQDRLVGYAQLEDTDPVEAPAAELVVHPEHRGHGHGRALGNALLAESGKRLRVWAHGGHSAARHLAQVLGLTLFRELRQMRRPLTDLELPRPKLPDGVSVRAFVPGEDDAAWLAANAAAFAHHPEQGSLTQRDLDDRKAEPWFDPAGFFLAFRGGELVGFHWTKVHEAEAGADALGEVYVVGVRPGAQGGGLGRALTTVGLRHLAERGVPTAMLYVDADNKAAVAVYERLGFVTHETDLMYRTES
- a CDS encoding zf-HC2 domain-containing protein, which codes for MTWHVGEDDLRAYARGELTPPVLWSADTHLAACGRCRAVLAEVSDPVALDAGWERLDAELDVPRPGFLESLLVRTGVADHTARLLAATPVLRRSWLGAVVAVLAITVFVSNAVRTAESPAMFLALAPLLPLAGVALSYGPALDPTYEMAVVSPTHGFRLLMIRTVPVLVMVLVLNGLATLALPSYGLRALGWLLPALALTATGLALTPRLGPVLAPSLVGGTWVALLVLTQRTTEGTLAPYTAAGQGVAAAVAALAAGLFYLGRDRFDSTPARTPFAGFHDGGTA
- a CDS encoding GntR family transcriptional regulator produces the protein MVEYRIDRRSGVATYVQIVQQTKQALRLGVLEPGDKLPTAREVVEATAINPNTVLKAYRELEREGLVEARRGLGTFVRRSLGAAPADHTALRSRLTAWLDEARKEGLEREDISALFTSVLDEKCPEGEL